The following are encoded in a window of Lactobacillus intestinalis genomic DNA:
- a CDS encoding DUF2207 domain-containing protein, whose amino-acid sequence MKKRSLISIVSMLSLLLGMLMLVHNTTFADVDYDITNVNVHAHINKNGSLTITRSIDYDFDSDAHGVYYRQNLAKNQKLINQKVSVSTNNGKTIPIKAGNGQDNTYQLTHNNDGYRFKVFHNISEDDEVKVTYTYTITNAVINWRDTAELNFKIIGNGWDTDLDHAKVSVIFNQGKKIPDLKAWAHGDLGGHIDVNRSKGQVVLTDNNVSGDVGIELHAIFPTSITPLNKNIRNEKHKQAVISQEMKLAKEANEKRKRQQLFKTILAYASLIIAVFSSGLFLFKLILVKSFGIKPRKTSELPHNYEIPDVDPVTAQILDDGDYPDERAFTAYLTQLAGKNRIKIEKINDRKNYRITLLDPTVKQESTFLKEIFDQAGNGESFTTKKLKKTDLEDEFDDWQKDQYHKVQDEDLISRKYEDEIEKTSTQMKVSTFFIIVTFIISLFFASQMPIIPIIIAILGGLNFIFYFIYKRHTSIYTQEGASKVEKVRGFKKMLDDIGNFKMKDVGELIFWEDVMPYAVAFGLSKQVLKELKAEFGEKALQTYFTANTYYWYYGDLNHFEKSFSSSLSKSVGDSSSYSGGSGGFSGGSSGGFGGGSGGGAF is encoded by the coding sequence ATGAAAAAACGATCTCTTATTTCTATAGTAAGTATGCTTTCTCTTTTATTAGGGATGCTCATGCTGGTTCATAACACTACTTTTGCTGATGTAGATTATGACATTACCAACGTTAATGTTCATGCCCATATCAACAAGAACGGATCATTGACGATTACGCGGTCTATTGACTACGACTTTGACAGTGATGCTCATGGTGTTTATTACCGTCAGAATTTAGCCAAGAATCAAAAGCTCATTAATCAAAAAGTTTCTGTTTCTACTAACAATGGTAAGACTATCCCTATCAAAGCTGGAAATGGCCAAGATAACACCTACCAACTTACTCATAATAATGATGGCTATCGTTTCAAAGTCTTCCACAATATTTCCGAAGACGATGAAGTAAAGGTTACCTATACTTACACCATCACCAATGCAGTGATCAACTGGCGCGACACAGCCGAACTCAACTTCAAAATTATCGGTAATGGGTGGGATACAGATTTAGATCATGCCAAAGTTAGCGTCATTTTCAATCAAGGCAAAAAAATACCTGACTTGAAAGCTTGGGCACATGGAGATTTAGGTGGTCACATTGACGTTAACCGCTCTAAAGGTCAAGTTGTTTTAACGGATAACAATGTCAGCGGCGATGTGGGAATTGAACTTCACGCGATTTTTCCAACATCTATTACTCCACTGAACAAAAATATCCGCAATGAAAAACATAAACAAGCTGTCATTTCCCAGGAAATGAAACTTGCAAAAGAAGCTAATGAAAAGCGTAAACGTCAGCAACTTTTCAAGACGATTTTGGCCTATGCTTCATTAATTATAGCTGTCTTTTCAAGTGGCTTATTCTTATTTAAATTAATTCTAGTAAAGTCTTTTGGCATCAAGCCCCGCAAGACTTCTGAGTTACCGCACAACTATGAGATTCCAGATGTTGATCCTGTCACAGCACAAATTCTAGATGATGGTGATTATCCCGATGAGCGCGCATTTACCGCCTATCTCACCCAGCTAGCTGGAAAAAATCGCATTAAGATTGAAAAAATCAATGATCGCAAAAACTACCGCATTACCCTCCTTGATCCAACAGTCAAACAAGAATCCACTTTTTTAAAAGAAATCTTCGATCAAGCTGGTAATGGAGAAAGCTTTACAACTAAGAAACTTAAGAAAACTGATCTTGAAGATGAATTTGATGATTGGCAAAAAGATCAATATCACAAAGTTCAAGACGAAGATCTAATTAGTCGTAAATACGAAGATGAGATAGAGAAAACCAGCACTCAAATGAAAGTTTCCACTTTCTTCATTATCGTAACTTTTATTATCTCGCTCTTTTTTGCTTCTCAAATGCCAATTATTCCCATTATCATTGCAATTTTAGGTGGACTTAACTTCATCTTTTACTTCATTTATAAACGTCACACCAGTATTTACACACAAGAAGGTGCAAGCAAAGTTGAAAAAGTTCGGGGATTCAAGAAGATGCTCGATGACATCGGCAATTTCAAGATGAAAGATGTGGGTGAATTAATCTTCTGGGAGGACGTTATGCCATATGCGGTAGCATTTGGTTTATCCAAGCAAGTTCTTAAAGAACTTAAGGCAGAATTTGGCGAAAAAGCACTTCAAACTTACTTCACTGCCAATACTTATTACTGGTACTATGGCGACCTCAACCATTTTGAAAAAAGCTTCTCTTCTAGCTTAAGTAAAAGTGTCGGTGATAGCAGTTCCTATTCTGGTGGCTCTGGGGGATTTTCCGGTGGAAGTTCTGGAGGATTCGGCGGTGGCTCTGGTGGTGGAGCGTTTTAG
- a CDS encoding GRP family sugar transporter: MSIIYMLIPALAWGVLPLAVARIKGEPINQILGTTVGTLIVGLITLPFIKLNIDAKTFWMAALAGAFWVIGQLGQYTGYAKVGVSETMPISTGLQLIGTSLVGVVIFGEWASTSAKIWGFIGIALLIIGAILTSVSDAGTSEGNKSNQTGTIIMLVCTTLGFIVYNAIPRVLSASGIAIFFPESVGMVLAVLVYLVFTRQLGELKAKSSWQSLIAGFIFSIAALGYIMSVRDNGVNTAFVVSQLSVVISTLGGMLVLGEKKSKKGYIFTISGLILIFVGAILTTIMH; encoded by the coding sequence ATGAGTATTATTTATATGTTAATTCCAGCATTGGCTTGGGGTGTCTTGCCACTTGCTGTAGCTAGAATAAAGGGGGAGCCGATTAACCAAATTTTAGGTACTACTGTAGGTACTTTAATTGTGGGATTAATTACCTTACCATTTATTAAACTGAATATTGATGCTAAGACTTTTTGGATGGCAGCTTTAGCTGGTGCCTTTTGGGTTATTGGTCAACTTGGTCAGTATACTGGTTATGCTAAAGTTGGTGTTTCTGAAACTATGCCAATTTCAACTGGGCTTCAATTAATTGGTACCTCTTTAGTTGGGGTGGTAATCTTTGGTGAATGGGCAAGTACGAGTGCTAAGATTTGGGGCTTCATCGGAATTGCACTTTTAATCATTGGTGCGATCTTAACTTCAGTTTCTGATGCAGGAACAAGCGAAGGAAATAAGAGTAATCAAACAGGTACCATCATTATGCTTGTTTGCACTACTTTAGGTTTCATTGTTTATAACGCTATTCCACGTGTACTTTCAGCTTCAGGAATTGCTATCTTCTTCCCAGAATCTGTAGGGATGGTATTAGCAGTTTTGGTTTACCTTGTCTTCACGCGTCAACTAGGTGAGTTGAAGGCAAAGAGCAGCTGGCAAAGTTTAATCGCTGGATTTATCTTCTCAATTGCCGCTTTAGGCTACATCATGTCAGTTCGTGACAATGGTGTTAACACCGCCTTTGTGGTATCACAGCTTTCAGTAGTTATTTCTACTTTAGGTGGTATGTTAGTCTTAGGTGAAAAGAAGAGCAAGAAGGGTTATATCTTCACCATCAGTGGTTTGATTTTGATTTTTGTTGGTGCAATCTTAACAACAATTATGCATTAA
- a CDS encoding NCS2 family permease, with translation MNFIKSYFQLDKYKTNIKTEFIAGLTTFISMSYILFVNPSVLGASGMNTGAVFTATALAAALGTAIMGIVANYPIGEAPALGINAFFAYTVCVGMHVSWQTALASVFVASIIFILITLFKLREKIIDSIPADLKFAISSGIGLFIAFLGLQNGKLIVANKSTLVGLGSLHDPLVWITIFGLLVTVILMILGVPGAIFIGMVLAAIFGVCTGQIALPHKVISTAPSLAPTFGQAIFHVKDINSVQMWVVVLTFLLVTFFDTAGTLIGLAQQAGFMKNNKMPRVGKALAADSTAMMFGSIFGTSPVGAFVESSAGIAVGGRTGLTAVFVAIFFLISMIFSPLLGVFTSQVTAPALIIVGVLMAQNTAHIHWNKLEIAVPSFLIILGMPLTYSISDGLSWGMITYPICMLAAKRGKEISPMMWVLFVIFIIFLWVLNF, from the coding sequence ATGAATTTTATTAAGAGTTATTTCCAACTCGATAAATATAAGACAAATATAAAAACAGAATTTATCGCTGGACTTACTACTTTTATTAGTATGTCCTACATTCTTTTTGTTAACCCTAGCGTTTTAGGTGCCAGTGGTATGAATACTGGAGCTGTCTTCACCGCAACGGCCTTAGCCGCGGCTTTGGGTACTGCAATTATGGGAATTGTCGCAAATTACCCAATTGGTGAAGCACCAGCTCTGGGTATCAACGCCTTCTTCGCTTACACGGTTTGTGTAGGGATGCACGTTTCTTGGCAAACGGCTCTAGCCAGCGTTTTTGTTGCTTCAATCATCTTCATCTTAATCACTTTATTTAAATTACGTGAAAAGATCATTGATTCAATTCCAGCTGACTTAAAATTTGCTATTTCATCTGGTATTGGTCTTTTCATTGCTTTTTTAGGACTTCAAAACGGTAAGTTAATTGTTGCAAATAAATCAACCTTGGTGGGACTTGGCTCTCTTCATGATCCACTTGTTTGGATTACTATCTTTGGTTTATTGGTAACTGTTATCTTAATGATTTTAGGGGTTCCAGGAGCCATCTTTATAGGAATGGTTTTAGCTGCGATTTTTGGTGTCTGCACTGGTCAAATAGCCCTCCCACACAAAGTGATTTCAACGGCGCCAAGTTTAGCTCCAACCTTTGGTCAAGCTATCTTCCATGTTAAAGACATTAATTCTGTTCAAATGTGGGTTGTTGTTTTGACTTTCTTGTTGGTTACTTTCTTTGATACTGCAGGAACTTTAATTGGACTTGCTCAACAAGCCGGCTTTATGAAAAACAACAAGATGCCACGTGTTGGTAAAGCCTTAGCGGCTGACTCAACTGCGATGATGTTTGGTTCAATCTTTGGTACCTCTCCAGTGGGCGCATTCGTAGAATCAAGTGCCGGGATTGCCGTTGGTGGGAGAACTGGTTTAACTGCAGTCTTTGTGGCAATCTTCTTCTTAATTTCAATGATCTTCAGCCCACTTTTGGGTGTCTTCACTAGCCAAGTTACTGCACCAGCTTTGATCATCGTTGGGGTATTGATGGCACAGAATACTGCTCACATTCACTGGAATAAACTTGAAATTGCAGTTCCTTCATTCTTAATTATTTTGGGAATGCCTTTGACCTACTCAATCTCAGATGGTTTATCATGGGGAATGATCACTTATCCAATTTGTATGCTTGCAGCTAAGCGTGGCAAGGAAATTAGCCCGATGATGTGGGTACTATTTGTAATATTCATCATCTTTTTGTGGGTATTGAACTTTTAG
- a CDS encoding MerR family transcriptional regulator — protein sequence MRDGYSIGEAAKKLQVSTRTLRYYDEKDLVRPAYIKENGYRFYSEEQIRQIELILFLKELGFSLKQIKMLIQDEHGSQSLELLLKEQYQENQQKIDEISKKQAQIKHLQEIKLLRAVLTNHSCITDIMKKENRISALRRKLGWFSILLVVFELMAISILYAFKLQPGMIVTGTTLIGAIALSKYYYDNVEYVCPNCGDVFIPSFLAFNLAPHTPKFRKLTCPKCGKKSYCLEISRE from the coding sequence ATGCGAGATGGATATTCAATTGGTGAAGCAGCAAAGAAATTACAAGTAAGTACACGGACTTTGCGATACTATGATGAAAAAGATTTAGTGAGGCCCGCTTATATCAAAGAAAACGGCTATCGTTTTTACAGCGAAGAGCAAATCAGGCAAATTGAATTAATTCTTTTTCTAAAAGAATTGGGATTTTCATTGAAGCAAATAAAAATGCTGATTCAAGATGAGCATGGGAGTCAATCACTTGAGTTATTGCTTAAAGAACAATACCAGGAGAATCAGCAGAAAATTGATGAGATAAGTAAAAAACAAGCCCAAATAAAACATTTGCAAGAAATAAAGTTGTTGCGTGCTGTGTTGACCAATCACTCTTGCATTACAGATATTATGAAAAAAGAAAATAGAATTTCAGCTTTAAGAAGAAAACTAGGTTGGTTCAGTATTCTATTAGTAGTCTTTGAATTGATGGCAATTAGTATTCTATATGCTTTTAAGCTGCAACCCGGTATGATAGTAACCGGAACGACTCTAATTGGAGCAATTGCCCTATCTAAGTATTACTATGACAATGTTGAATATGTTTGTCCTAATTGCGGAGATGTATTCATTCCATCGTTTCTGGCATTTAATTTAGCACCACATACACCTAAGTTTAGAAAATTAACTTGTCCGAAATGCGGTAAAAAATCTTATTGTTTGGAAATTAGTAGGGAATAG
- a CDS encoding NCS2 family permease, with protein MNTISKFFHLKENNTSFKTELLAGLTTFVSMSYILFVNPNVLGASGMDKGALFTVTALSAAFTCIVMGVLANYPIASAPTLGLNAFFTYTVCLGMHVKWQTALAAVLVASILFILLTIFKVREMIIDAIPADIKYAISAGIGLFIAFIGLQGGKLIQNSDSTLVTIGGLNNPTVWITIFGLIVTIFLMIARVPGAIFIGMIVAAVFGVLIGQIPMPKGIVSSIPSIAPTFGQAVFHLSDINTVQMWVVVFTFLLVTFFDTTGTLIGLVQQAGLMKDNKMPRAGEALAADSSGMLVGSILGTSPVGAFVESSAGIAVGGRTGLTAVWVGIFFLISTIFSPILSVFTTQVTAPALIIVGVLMAENLAHVHWTNLEIAIPCFLIALGMPLTYSISDGLGWGLIVYPVSMIAAKRFKEITPMMWILFIVFVIYYIVLNVK; from the coding sequence ATGAACACAATTAGCAAATTTTTCCATTTAAAAGAGAACAATACCTCTTTTAAAACCGAACTTTTAGCTGGGCTAACTACTTTTGTAAGTATGTCATACATTCTTTTCGTTAACCCCAACGTTTTAGGTGCGAGTGGCATGGATAAAGGTGCCTTGTTCACTGTTACTGCTCTATCCGCTGCCTTCACCTGTATCGTCATGGGAGTGCTAGCGAACTATCCAATTGCTTCTGCTCCAACTTTGGGACTAAACGCATTCTTTACCTACACAGTATGTTTAGGGATGCATGTTAAATGGCAAACTGCTTTAGCTGCCGTTTTAGTGGCATCGATTCTTTTCATTCTTTTGACGATTTTTAAAGTTCGGGAAATGATCATCGACGCGATTCCTGCCGATATTAAATATGCCATTTCTGCCGGGATTGGTTTATTTATTGCCTTTATCGGACTTCAAGGTGGTAAATTAATTCAAAACAGTGATTCCACTTTAGTTACAATTGGTGGATTGAACAATCCAACTGTTTGGATTACAATTTTCGGTTTGATTGTCACTATCTTCTTAATGATTGCTCGTGTGCCAGGGGCAATCTTTATCGGGATGATCGTAGCAGCTGTTTTCGGCGTATTAATTGGTCAAATTCCAATGCCTAAAGGAATCGTTTCCTCTATTCCAAGTATTGCGCCAACTTTTGGTCAAGCAGTTTTCCATCTTAGTGATATCAATACTGTCCAAATGTGGGTCGTTGTATTCACTTTCCTTCTTGTTACCTTCTTTGATACCACCGGAACTTTGATCGGACTTGTTCAACAAGCAGGCTTGATGAAAGATAATAAAATGCCACGTGCTGGTGAAGCTTTAGCTGCCGACTCATCTGGTATGCTGGTCGGTTCTATCCTTGGGACTTCTCCAGTGGGTGCCTTTGTAGAATCAAGTGCCGGGATTGCCGTTGGTGGTAGAACTGGTCTGACTGCAGTTTGGGTTGGTATTTTCTTCTTAATTTCTACTATCTTCAGTCCCATCTTGAGCGTCTTCACTACTCAAGTTACTGCACCAGCTTTAATTATTGTCGGGGTCCTCATGGCTGAAAACTTAGCTCATGTTCACTGGACCAATCTTGAAATTGCTATTCCATGTTTCCTTATTGCACTTGGAATGCCACTTACCTACTCAATTTCAGATGGTCTTGGCTGGGGACTTATCGTTTACCCAGTATCAATGATTGCCGCTAAGCGTTTCAAAGAAATCACTCCAATGATGTGGATTTTATTCATCGTCTTTGTGATTTACTATATTGTATTAAACGTCAAATAA
- a CDS encoding type II toxin-antitoxin system PemK/MazF family toxin gives MVERPIKGSIIYINFDPSTGAEIQKRRPAVVVSNDMIMKTSPFAWVVPISHGELNGSNYPLHVQLDDRTKSDGVIYAEQLRSFDYKRRQWQFKEYLPSDLFEEVQKKIRLTIS, from the coding sequence ATGGTAGAAAGACCCATAAAAGGTAGCATTATATATATAAACTTTGATCCATCTACAGGAGCAGAGATACAAAAGCGACGACCGGCGGTGGTAGTAAGTAATGATATGATAATGAAAACTTCCCCGTTTGCTTGGGTGGTTCCTATTTCTCATGGAGAGCTTAATGGAAGTAATTATCCTCTTCACGTTCAATTAGATGATCGAACTAAATCTGATGGTGTTATTTACGCGGAACAGTTAAGGTCCTTTGATTATAAAAGACGACAATGGCAGTTCAAAGAATATTTACCTTCTGATTTGTTTGAAGAAGTACAGAAAAAAATAAGATTAACAATTTCTTGA
- the mazE gene encoding type II toxin-antitoxin system PemI/MazE family antitoxin, producing the protein MSIVKARIQGNATVVTIPKSFNVKPGTEFKFKKGKNGNLILSPSKKVPDSIEELFKNWHGKYEVSDEMREWDEMKPEGREIW; encoded by the coding sequence ATGAGCATTGTAAAAGCAAGAATTCAAGGGAATGCAACTGTAGTAACCATCCCTAAATCATTTAATGTAAAACCGGGAACGGAATTTAAGTTCAAAAAAGGGAAAAATGGTAATTTAATACTTTCTCCTAGCAAGAAAGTGCCAGATTCTATTGAAGAACTCTTTAAGAATTGGCATGGAAAATATGAAGTTTCTGATGAAATGAGAGAATGGGACGAAATGAAACCAGAAGGAAGAGAAATATGGTAG
- a CDS encoding NCS2 family permease, whose protein sequence is MQFLNNVFHLEDAKTNVKRELIAALTTFVSLSYILFVNPNILHAAGIPAGAAFTVTALATAIGCFIMGFVANYPIALAPTLGSGAFFAYNVCVGMHINWQTALASVLVASILFVLITALHLRELVVDAIPQDLKFAISAGIGLFIAFIGLQNGKLIVNSASSLVTLGKFSSPAVWITLFGLVLTVILMAMNVPGSIFIGMVVTAIFGICIGQIPLPHSFISTPPSIVPTFGQAIFHLKDINTPQLFIVVLTFLLVTFFDTAGTLIGMTQQAGMVDKDGKIPGIGRAFAADSTAMIEGAILGTAPLGTSVESSAGIAMGGRTGLTAVFIGIFFLISMIFSPLLAVIPTTVTAPALIIVGVLMAGNLKNIHWEKFEVAFPSFLIVVGMPLTYSISDGLALGMIAYPITMIAARRHKEVSIMMYILFFIFIGFFLITNL, encoded by the coding sequence ATGCAATTTTTGAATAATGTCTTTCATTTGGAAGATGCCAAAACAAATGTTAAACGTGAATTGATCGCTGCATTAACCACGTTTGTTTCACTATCTTATATTCTATTTGTTAACCCTAACATTTTACATGCTGCCGGAATCCCTGCTGGAGCCGCCTTCACCGTTACGGCTCTTGCAACGGCAATCGGTTGTTTCATCATGGGCTTTGTAGCAAACTACCCAATTGCTTTAGCCCCAACGCTTGGTAGTGGTGCCTTTTTTGCTTACAACGTCTGCGTAGGAATGCACATTAATTGGCAAACAGCTTTGGCTTCAGTTCTTGTAGCTTCAATCTTGTTTGTTTTAATTACTGCTCTTCACTTGCGTGAACTTGTAGTTGATGCCATTCCACAAGATTTGAAGTTCGCTATTTCTGCTGGAATTGGTTTATTTATTGCCTTTATCGGTTTACAAAATGGTAAATTAATTGTTAACAGTGCTTCTTCTCTTGTTACTCTGGGGAAATTCTCTTCACCGGCTGTATGGATTACCTTATTCGGTTTAGTTTTAACTGTCATTTTGATGGCCATGAATGTACCAGGATCAATTTTTATCGGAATGGTAGTCACTGCCATCTTCGGTATTTGCATTGGTCAAATTCCTTTGCCACATTCATTCATTTCTACTCCACCATCAATTGTGCCAACTTTTGGCCAAGCAATTTTCCACTTGAAAGATATTAACACTCCGCAACTTTTCATCGTCGTTTTAACCTTCTTGCTTGTTACTTTCTTTGATACTGCTGGTACTTTAATTGGAATGACTCAACAAGCTGGAATGGTTGATAAAGATGGTAAAATTCCTGGAATCGGTCGTGCTTTTGCGGCGGACTCAACTGCCATGATTGAAGGTGCTATCTTAGGAACCGCTCCACTTGGAACTTCTGTTGAATCAAGTGCCGGAATTGCCATGGGTGGTCGAACTGGACTAACTGCAGTCTTTATCGGAATTTTCTTCTTAATTAGTATGATTTTCAGCCCATTACTAGCCGTTATTCCAACTACTGTGACCGCTCCTGCTTTAATTATTGTTGGGGTCTTAATGGCTGGAAATCTAAAAAACATCCATTGGGAAAAATTCGAAGTTGCTTTCCCATCATTTTTAATCGTAGTCGGAATGCCTCTTACTTACTCAATTTCTGACGGTTTAGCACTTGGAATGATCGCTTACCCAATCACTATGATTGCTGCTAGACGTCATAAAGAAGTTTCTATCATGATGTACATTTTATTCTTCATCTTTATCGGATTCTTCTTAATCACAAATTTATAG
- a CDS encoding peptide ABC transporter substrate-binding protein has translation MSLTKKILTTSTIILTGVSLAACGKKSDAEESKNQTLNWSETTQLSTQDPSLATDTTSFQALLNTGDGLYRLDKNNKPKLSLAKSVKESKNGTVYDFDLRKNAKWSNGDPVTAKDFVYSYQRTVTPATKSQMAFYLYQIKNAEAINKGQKSPSTLGVTAPSKYHLRIQLTRPLSYFKNLLAWPLFFPQNQNAVKKYGKLYGTQAKYTVSSGPYTLTKWTGNNKAWTLVKNKNYWDAKNVKLNKINEQVSESTTTSYNLFQAGKADETGLTGEQVAANKNKAGYHARLSSAIRRLELNQNKIKAFKNLKIRQAFSYAISRQQLANNVLKDGSIPAKGFVPSGMGTNPKTGAQFENDAYVKSGVSYDLAKAKKLLKEGYKETGVNSIKVDLLVSDDDTSKQTAEFLQSQLDRLPNVSVSVQSIPYTQLISRQTAGNYEITVKNWQAVVADPINFLDVFQKGSSYLNNGWNNDQFNKLLNESENVYGNDPVKRWSKLVQAEKILIKDQGTIPLVQTAHPQLLKTNVKNVSFNPTGVPYDFKNVYIAQ, from the coding sequence ATGAGTTTAACTAAGAAAATATTAACCACGAGTACCATCATTTTAACAGGCGTAAGTCTAGCAGCTTGCGGTAAAAAATCAGACGCCGAAGAAAGTAAAAATCAAACTTTGAATTGGTCAGAAACGACCCAACTTTCAACCCAAGACCCATCTTTAGCAACAGATACCACTTCCTTTCAAGCACTGCTTAATACAGGGGACGGCCTTTATCGTTTAGACAAAAATAATAAACCTAAGTTATCACTAGCTAAATCAGTCAAAGAATCAAAAAACGGCACAGTTTACGATTTTGATTTACGTAAAAATGCTAAATGGTCTAATGGAGATCCCGTAACGGCCAAGGACTTTGTTTATTCCTATCAACGAACCGTCACTCCAGCTACTAAATCACAAATGGCCTTTTACCTTTACCAAATAAAAAACGCTGAAGCTATTAACAAAGGCCAAAAGAGCCCTTCAACTTTAGGTGTAACGGCCCCTTCAAAATATCACTTACGCATTCAACTAACGCGTCCACTGAGCTACTTCAAGAACTTACTAGCTTGGCCACTTTTCTTCCCACAAAATCAAAATGCAGTCAAAAAGTACGGTAAACTTTATGGTACCCAAGCTAAATATACCGTTTCTTCTGGTCCTTACACTTTGACTAAATGGACTGGCAACAATAAAGCCTGGACTTTAGTCAAAAACAAGAACTACTGGGATGCTAAAAACGTCAAGTTAAACAAAATTAATGAACAAGTCAGTGAATCAACTACTACCAGTTACAACCTCTTCCAAGCTGGCAAAGCTGATGAAACTGGCTTAACTGGAGAACAAGTTGCTGCCAACAAAAATAAAGCGGGCTATCATGCAAGACTTTCTTCTGCAATTCGCCGTTTAGAACTTAATCAAAACAAGATCAAAGCATTCAAAAATCTCAAGATTCGCCAAGCTTTCTCATATGCAATCAGCCGTCAACAACTCGCCAATAACGTTTTAAAAGATGGCTCAATCCCAGCTAAAGGCTTTGTTCCTTCTGGTATGGGCACAAATCCAAAAACTGGTGCTCAATTTGAAAACGATGCTTACGTTAAAAGTGGCGTTTCCTACGATTTAGCAAAAGCTAAAAAGTTGCTCAAAGAAGGCTATAAAGAAACTGGTGTTAATTCAATCAAGGTGGATTTACTTGTAAGTGATGACGATACTTCTAAACAAACTGCTGAATTCTTACAAAGTCAACTTGATCGTTTACCAAATGTCAGCGTTTCAGTTCAAAGCATTCCTTATACTCAATTAATTTCTCGACAAACTGCTGGTAACTACGAAATCACAGTTAAGAACTGGCAAGCAGTTGTTGCTGACCCGATCAACTTCTTAGATGTTTTCCAAAAAGGCTCTAGTTACCTTAACAATGGGTGGAACAACGATCAATTCAATAAACTTCTTAATGAATCAGAAAACGTCTATGGCAATGATCCCGTTAAGCGCTGGAGTAAACTTGTTCAAGCCGAAAAGATCTTAATTAAAGATCAAGGTACCATTCCTTTAGTTCAAACTGCTCATCCACAACTTTTAAAGACTAATGTGAAGAACGTTTCCTTTAATCCAACAGGTGTTCCATATGACTTTAAGAATGTCTACATTGCTCAATAA
- a CDS encoding cupredoxin domain-containing protein: MGIGQIIALVVGLAAIVFIIWWFFGKHQESVGTSTIVNDEQNATIVVNGGYSPATVVLKKGVPAEINFDMQDSTACLSHVVFEQLGVNKDLTKQKITTIKIPTDKAATYNYACGMDMFHGKVIVK; the protein is encoded by the coding sequence ATGGGAATAGGACAAATTATCGCACTAGTTGTGGGGCTAGCTGCAATTGTCTTCATCATTTGGTGGTTCTTTGGCAAGCATCAAGAATCTGTTGGAACTTCAACCATTGTAAATGATGAACAAAATGCCACTATCGTGGTCAATGGTGGCTACTCTCCTGCAACAGTCGTGTTGAAAAAAGGTGTACCAGCTGAAATCAACTTCGATATGCAAGATTCTACTGCTTGTTTATCTCACGTTGTCTTTGAACAGCTTGGCGTCAATAAAGATTTAACTAAACAAAAGATTACTACAATCAAAATTCCTACTGATAAGGCAGCTACTTACAACTATGCTTGTGGGATGGATATGTTTCATGGAAAGGTAATCGTTAAATAA
- a CDS encoding cupredoxin domain-containing protein, protein MSIFSKDQTKKVVVNAKNHGYKPDVVTFKTGKPAQLKFIPSDNMGCMNEVVFKDLGIDKKLDSQKEVTVNIPTDKPGTYNYACSMDMFHGKVIVK, encoded by the coding sequence ATGAGTATTTTTTCAAAAGATCAAACTAAAAAAGTTGTTGTTAATGCAAAGAATCACGGCTATAAGCCAGATGTTGTAACTTTCAAGACTGGCAAGCCTGCACAATTGAAATTTATTCCATCAGACAATATGGGATGTATGAACGAAGTTGTCTTTAAAGACTTAGGAATCGATAAGAAGCTCGATAGTCAAAAAGAAGTAACTGTTAATATTCCTACCGACAAGCCTGGTACTTATAACTATGCTTGCAGCATGGACATGTTTCATGGAAAGGTAATTGTTAAGTAA